In a single window of the Mesorhizobium shangrilense genome:
- a CDS encoding SDR family oxidoreductase produces MEARVDGKVALVTGATQGIGRAIAATLAASGAAGLLITGRNASRGKAVADELSEQGVPTQFVAADLGDPATPDRLVAECLARFGRIDALVNAGALTDRASLVDATPDDWTRLFDVNARAPFFLMQGAIRAMRQRGQGGAIVNILSINVHCGAPELAVYSATKAALAVLTKNAANAHGFDRIRVNGINVGWADTPAERIMQSETLGLGPGWLDEANAAQPFGRLLAPQDVANLAVFLLSDASVPMTGAVIDQEQVVIGAKR; encoded by the coding sequence GTGGAAGCGCGGGTCGACGGGAAAGTGGCGCTGGTCACCGGCGCGACGCAGGGCATCGGCCGCGCCATCGCCGCGACGCTCGCGGCAAGCGGCGCCGCAGGCCTCCTGATTACCGGCCGCAATGCCAGCCGCGGCAAGGCTGTCGCCGACGAGCTGTCGGAGCAAGGCGTCCCCACCCAGTTTGTGGCCGCCGATCTTGGCGACCCCGCAACGCCGGACCGCCTCGTCGCGGAATGCCTGGCGCGTTTCGGCCGCATCGACGCCCTGGTGAACGCCGGCGCACTCACCGACCGCGCCTCCCTGGTCGACGCCACGCCTGACGACTGGACCAGGCTGTTCGACGTCAACGCACGCGCGCCCTTCTTCCTCATGCAGGGCGCGATCCGGGCGATGCGGCAGCGCGGGCAAGGCGGAGCGATCGTCAACATCCTGTCCATCAACGTGCACTGCGGCGCGCCGGAGCTTGCCGTCTATTCGGCGACCAAGGCGGCGCTTGCAGTGCTGACGAAGAACGCCGCCAACGCGCACGGCTTCGATCGCATCCGCGTCAATGGCATCAACGTCGGCTGGGCCGACACGCCTGCGGAAAGGATCATGCAATCCGAGACGCTGGGACTCGGCCCCGGCTGGCTCGACGAGGCGAATGCCGCGCAACCGTTCGGCCGCCTGCTCGCGCCGCAGGACGTCGCGAACCTGGCCGTTTTCCTGCTGAGCGATGCGTCCGTTCCGATGACCGGAGCGGTCATCGACCAGGAGCAGGTCGTCATCGGGGCGAAGCGCTGA
- a CDS encoding MurR/RpiR family transcriptional regulator — protein sequence MSKLDATGAARTGARRKTPAKVAPDKQGNARGRAAALGYTKPRTYEELRAVLSSGTIHFPKRLRQAAIFLWQHPGEVALGTIVQVAEKADVQPSTLVRFAQIFGYSGFSDLQALFKEHMKGAWPEGRARDEPDGVGADEAKASLQFMHGLIAASQTSLNRVGESFDIEGFERVVDLLAHADLVYVIGSKRAFPVTAYVSLTLSQQGVRNILVDNVGSTAFDQVGCVGEGDAVLAVSFSPYNSITPDLVAVALERGARVASITDSTFSPLIALSEISLEVVESDFAGFRSLSASLAIAMAVVHGVVARRAASRRRPVD from the coding sequence ATGAGCAAGCTCGACGCCACAGGCGCCGCCCGGACGGGCGCAAGGAGGAAGACGCCCGCCAAGGTGGCGCCCGACAAGCAAGGCAACGCGCGCGGCCGCGCCGCCGCGCTCGGATACACCAAGCCGAGGACATACGAGGAACTGCGAGCCGTACTCTCTTCGGGCACGATCCATTTCCCCAAGCGTCTGCGACAGGCGGCCATCTTCCTGTGGCAGCACCCGGGCGAGGTCGCACTCGGCACCATTGTGCAGGTCGCCGAGAAGGCGGACGTACAACCCTCGACCCTGGTCCGCTTCGCCCAGATCTTCGGCTACTCGGGGTTCTCAGATCTCCAGGCACTGTTCAAGGAACATATGAAGGGCGCCTGGCCCGAGGGGCGTGCGCGGGACGAGCCCGATGGCGTCGGGGCGGATGAAGCCAAAGCCAGCCTCCAGTTCATGCACGGGTTGATTGCCGCCTCGCAGACCTCGCTCAATCGCGTCGGCGAGAGCTTCGACATCGAGGGCTTCGAGCGGGTGGTCGATCTCCTGGCCCACGCCGACCTCGTCTACGTCATCGGCAGCAAGCGCGCCTTTCCCGTGACCGCCTATGTCTCGCTCACCCTCTCGCAGCAGGGCGTGCGCAACATCCTGGTCGACAACGTCGGGTCCACCGCATTCGACCAGGTGGGTTGCGTCGGCGAGGGCGACGCCGTGCTGGCGGTCAGCTTCAGCCCCTATAACTCCATCACCCCGGACCTCGTGGCGGTCGCGCTCGAACGCGGCGCGCGGGTGGCCTCGATCACCGACAGCACCTTCAGTCCGCTGATCGCCCTCTCTGAAATCTCGCTGGAAGTCGTTGAATCGGACTTCGCAGGATTTCGTTCTCTCTCGGCGTCGCTGGCGATTGCGATGGCCGTCGTCCATGGCGTCGTCGCGCGGCGCGCCGCCAGCAGGCGGCGTCCGGTCGATTGA
- a CDS encoding Gfo/Idh/MocA family protein has product MAKYGVLGISFDHMHMGDLLREVAEHPQAEIAGVFDPDRARMEAAISRFGIPDKRVFTELEACLASTAADLAIVCAATSEHASIVERIAPHRLHVMVEKPFAANLADARRMIDAMSGSGRKLAINWPAAWSRPHNTAKRLVDEGCIGDLVEIHYYGGNRGPLFHLADKVEVSPEEVEAQKPHSWWYRKASGGGSLLDYLGYGATLGTWFMGGEAPVEVTCIVDETPGIEVDQHSITVCRYRRGLSKFETRWGTLTDPWTQQTQPKCGFVLAGTKGTVSCYDYEPYVTLQTRSAPLPAQIPVDTLPPGRRGAVDYVLARIADDGPITGPLDPELSLVGQRIIDSAVLSAASKRTVPLVS; this is encoded by the coding sequence GTGGCGAAATACGGCGTCCTCGGCATCAGCTTCGACCACATGCACATGGGCGACCTCCTGCGCGAGGTGGCCGAGCATCCGCAAGCCGAGATTGCCGGCGTGTTCGACCCCGACCGGGCGCGCATGGAGGCCGCGATCAGCCGGTTCGGCATCCCCGATAAGCGCGTGTTCACCGAGCTCGAGGCCTGTCTTGCCTCAACCGCGGCCGACCTTGCCATCGTCTGTGCGGCGACCTCCGAGCATGCAAGCATTGTCGAGAGGATCGCGCCGCATCGGCTGCATGTCATGGTGGAGAAGCCGTTCGCAGCCAACCTTGCCGACGCGCGTCGCATGATCGACGCCATGAGTGGGAGCGGTCGGAAGCTTGCGATCAACTGGCCGGCCGCATGGTCGCGCCCCCACAACACGGCCAAGCGCCTGGTCGATGAGGGCTGCATCGGCGACCTGGTCGAGATCCATTACTACGGCGGCAATCGCGGCCCCCTCTTCCACCTCGCCGACAAGGTCGAGGTTTCGCCCGAGGAGGTCGAAGCCCAGAAACCGCATTCCTGGTGGTACCGGAAGGCCAGCGGCGGCGGCAGCCTTCTCGACTATCTTGGCTATGGCGCCACCCTCGGCACATGGTTCATGGGCGGCGAGGCGCCGGTCGAGGTGACATGCATCGTCGATGAGACGCCCGGCATCGAGGTCGACCAGCATTCCATCACCGTCTGCCGGTATCGGCGCGGGCTCTCCAAATTCGAGACGCGCTGGGGCACGCTCACCGATCCATGGACGCAGCAGACGCAGCCGAAATGCGGCTTCGTGCTGGCCGGAACAAAGGGCACGGTCTCGTGCTACGACTACGAGCCGTACGTGACGCTGCAGACGCGCAGCGCGCCCCTCCCCGCCCAGATACCCGTCGACACCCTGCCGCCCGGCCGCCGCGGCGCGGTCGACTATGTGCTCGCGCGCATTGCCGATGATGGGCCGATCACCGGGCCGCTCGATCCTGAACTCAGCCTTGTCGGCCAGAGGATCATCGACAGTGCGGTGCTGTCCGCCGCCAGCAAACGCACGGTGCCATTGGTGTCATGA